In Papaver somniferum cultivar HN1 chromosome 1, ASM357369v1, whole genome shotgun sequence, a genomic segment contains:
- the LOC113331371 gene encoding N66 matrix protein-like codes for MANRTGIIFSTIFFLGLISIMSSSIVDARRLGGIDVLSKNNQNGINVLSNNNKDGVNILANGNKDGINILADENQHGVNVLSNKNKDGVNVLANGNDGGVNVLSNKNKDGVNVLANGNDGGVNVLANGNDGGVNVLTNGNNGGVNVLSNRNKDGVNVLANGNDRGVNVLADKNKDGVNVLANGNDGGVNVLADKNKDGVNVLSDKNKDGVNVLANGNDGGVNVLADKNKDGVNVLDNGNNGGVNVATNKNGSGSNVVTDKNKSDTDTYADNNYDGGNKYGNHY; via the exons ATGGCAAACCGTACCGGCATTATTTTCTCTACGATCTTTTTTCTTGGTCTAATCAGTATAATGTCTTCCTCGATTGTCGACGCG AGGCGATTGGGTGGTATAGATGTGCTCTCGAAAAACAACCAAAATGGAATAAATGTGCTTTCCAACAATAATAAAGATGGTGTAAATATACTCGCCAACGGAAACAAAGATGGTATAAATATACTCGCAGATGAAAACCAACATGGAGTAAATGTGCTTTCAAATAAGAACAAAGATGGTGTGAATGTACTCGCCAATGGGAACGATGGAGGTGTGAATGTGCTTTCAAACAAGAACAAAGATGGTGTGAATGTACTCGCCAACGGGAACGACGGAGGTGTGAATGTACTCGCCAACGGGAACGATGGAGGTGTGAATGTACTCACCAACGGGAACAACGGAGGTGTGAATGTGCTTTCAAACAGGAACAAAGATGGTGTGAATGTACTCGCCAACGGGAACGACAGAGGTGTGAATGTGCTTGCCGACAAGAACAAAGATGGTGTGAATGTACTCGCCAACGGGAATGATGGAGGTGTGAATGTGCTCGCCGACAAGAACAAAGATGGTGTGAATGTGCTCTCCGACAAGAACAAAGATGGTGTGAATGTACTCGCCAACGGGAACGATGGGGGTGTGAATGTGCTCGCCGACAAAAACAAAGATGGTGTGAATGTACTCGACAATGGGAACAATGGTGGTGTGAATGTAGCCACAAACAAAAACGGAAGTGGTTCAAATGTCGTCACAGACAAAAACAAAAGCGATACAGATACGTATGCGGATAATAACTACGATGGTGGAAATAAATACGGAAATCACTATTAG